The Styela clava chromosome 2, kaStyClav1.hap1.2, whole genome shotgun sequence genome contains a region encoding:
- the LOC120335365 gene encoding G-patch domain and KOW motifs-containing protein-like — protein MSVSFGFKKKIESKVVNVEKPKNEEPDYLETVEGKVIKSTKLQKEPPRDLVIPLIKQNVYKIPTSVNKQKTSAENVISSIDAEAAKEILAESKTFLEDTDQNGEDFENLAVPLLMKNKVPEGYETDNKLDVSLRPDEASEAQYDQIPVAAFGMAVLRGMGWKPEVGIGRTFKQNTEMLHQQVRPKGLGLGADVATPIKADTTKTTNRDETHIEENQLALEKGANVFIHRGALRNKYGVILGLDIETARCIVKMAIGGKSEQIGQHCLRVVTKKEYDKNAKDLSRLSKAYTGDNMLIIGNGKNTEENDKRRESPGSDRAMSHQKDTDMKHKEKRKRRHKEYSPPKHKKSKKHKSNREISPKQDSNSTLSHWVQPQMRVRIVDKSYKKGRYYLEKVIIEDVLGGGLCCCKTTDGRLLDDIEESMLETVIPKSASDSYIIIVKSKFKSKHSGKLAKILEKDKANCEALVQLIEDRDVVVRVAFEEMCEYTGDVEASMMF, from the coding sequence ATGTCAGTTTCCTTTGGATTCAAGAAGAAAATAGAATCCAAGGTTGTGAATGTTGAAAAGCCTAAAAATGAAGAGCCGGATTATCTTGAAACCGTAGAAggaaaagtaataaaatcaaCTAAACTTCAGAAAGAACCACCAAGGGATTTGGTTATACCCCTAATTAAACAAAATGTTTATAAAATACCAACATCTGTGAATAAACAAAAGACATCAGCAGAAAATGTTATCAGTAGTATTGATGCGGAAGCAGCTAAAGAAATTCTTGCAGAATCTAAAACATTTTTAGAAGATACTGATCAAAACGGAGAAGATTTTGAAAATCTTGCAGTGCCACTTCTTATGAAAAATAAGGTGCCCGAGGGATATGAAACTGATAATAAACTAGATGTATCATTGCGACCTGATGAAGCATCAGAGGCCCAATATGATCAAATCCCTGTGGCTGCATTTGGCATGGCAGTACTGCGTGGGATGGGTTGGAAACCTGAAGTGGGAATTGGCCGAACTTTCAAACAAAACACAGAAATGTTGCACCAGCAAGTTAGGCCTAAAGGTTTAGGTCTTGGTGCTGATGTGGCTACCCCAATAAAAGCTGATACAACTAAGACTACAAATCGAGATGAAACTCATATAGAGGAAAATCAATTAGCACTTGAAAAAGGTGCTAACGTATTCATTCACAGGGGCGCATTGAGAAACAAATATGGTGTCATTTTGGGCCTAGACATTGAGACTGCAAGATGTATTGTCAAAATGGCAATAGGGGGTAAATCTGAACAAATTGGACAACACTGTCTTAGAGTTGTTACAAAAAAGGAATATGATAAAAATGCGAAGGATTTAAGTAGACTTAGCAAAGCATATACTGGGGATAACATGCTTATAATAGGTAATGGAAAAAATACAGAGGAAAATGATAAAAGACGAGAATCACCAGGTTCTGACAGAGCTATGTCACACCAAAAAGATACAGATATGAAGCATAAAGAAAAAAGGAAAAGAAGACACAAAGAATATTCACCaccaaaacataaaaaatcaaAGAAACATAAGTCAAATAGAGAGATTTCTCCAAAACAAGACTCAAATTCTACTCTCTCGCATTGGGTACAACCTCAAATGAGAGTCAGAATTGTTGATAAATCGTACAAAAAAGGCAGATACTATCTTGAAAAAGTAATTATTGAAGATGTTTTAGGTGGTGGACTTTGTTGCTGCAAAACGACAGATGGTAGATTGTTGGATGATATTGAAGAATCAATGTTAGAAACAGTTATTCCAAAATCAGCTTCCGATTCTTATATAATTATAGTGAAATCAAAATTCAAATCGAAACATTCAGGGAAACTTGCTAAAATTCTAGAAAAAGATAAAGCAAATTGTGAAGCTCTGGTTCAGTTAATTGAAGATAGAGATGTTGTGGTTCGGGTTGCTTTTGAAGAAATGTGCGAGTATACTGGCGATGTTGAAGCCAGTATGATGTTTTAA
- the LOC120335364 gene encoding uncharacterized protein LOC120335364 isoform X1 → MSYPHPTNNYYPPPPPNISMDPLPPGWEMRIDEATGWPFFIDHRNQTTTWQDPRPPKHQSSYPHQNNQLPQQNKQPKRIQVPVQHEPTAQQYQRQFQQMPIPQPSGVSHSQQHRDTTAPVNNEMHRSAEMAREVPINVQQGTARPVQRQPRMQNHVTQPQHPSPEPTMSTPVQAGMPMPQPQPTAQAAQPSTSYTEQGDTYTQPKPPAPKPKEQWVDPRITAALESIQKIADEARTVGTQVDVIEVTSKDKKYLTLEEQLTKLLLKLDCIESFGDENVRSKRKACIKQVQQTLDALELKLIAS, encoded by the exons ATGTCGTATCCACATCCGACTAATAATTACTACCCCCCTCCACCTCCAAACATATCAATGGATCCACTTCCTCCAG GATGGGAAATGAGGATTGACGAGGCAACAGGATGGCCCTTTTTCATTGATCATAGAAACCAAACAACTACATGGCAGGATCCAAGGCCTCCAAAACACCAAAGCTCTTATCCGCATCAG AACAATCAACTGCCTCAACAAAATAAGCAACCCAAACGCATACAAGTACCTGTTCAACATGAGCCAACTGCACAGCAATATCAGCGTCAGTTTCAGCAGATGCCTATACCACAACCGAGTGGTGTTTCTCATAGTCAACAACACAGAGATACAACAGCGCCTGTGAACAACGAAATGCACCGGTCTGCTGAAATG GCAAGAGAAGTGCCTATAAATGTGCAACAGGGTACAGCCAGGCCAGTTCAGAGGCAACCAAGAATGCAAAATCATGTAACTCAACCACAG caTCCCAGCCCAGAACCAACCATGTCGACTCCTGTTCAAGCTGGAATGCCAATGCCCCAACCACAACCTACAGCTCAAGCAGCACAGCCGAGCACTTCTTATACTGAGCAGGGTGACACATACACTCAACCTAAGCCACCTGCGCCAAAACCCAAAGAACAGTGGGTTGATCCGAGAATTACTGCTGCTCTGGAATCTATACAAAAAATAGCTGATGAAGCAAGGACTGTTGGTACACAAGTCGACGTAATTGAAGTGACATCGAAGGATAAGAAATATCTAACTTTAGAAGAGCAATTGACAAAACTTTTATTGAAGTTGGACTGTATTGAATCTTTTGGAGATGAAAATGTGCGGTCAAAGCGAAAAGCATGTATAAAACAAGTTCAACAAACGCTTGATGCTCTTGAACTTAAGTTAATTGCTAGCTGA
- the LOC120335364 gene encoding uncharacterized protein LOC120335364 isoform X2 encodes MLAFPRYFDMFEMKRPQFINRYFEDEDESPFTNNQLPQQNKQPKRIQVPVQHEPTAQQYQRQFQQMPIPQPSGVSHSQQHRDTTAPVNNEMHRSAEMAREVPINVQQGTARPVQRQPRMQNHVTQPQHPSPEPTMSTPVQAGMPMPQPQPTAQAAQPSTSYTEQGDTYTQPKPPAPKPKEQWVDPRITAALESIQKIADEARTVGTQVDVIEVTSKDKKYLTLEEQLTKLLLKLDCIESFGDENVRSKRKACIKQVQQTLDALELKLIAS; translated from the exons ATGCTCGCCTTTCCCAGATACTTTGACATGTTTGAAATGAAACGGCCTCAATTTATTAATCGCTATTTTGAAGACGAGGACGAAAGCCCTTTTACG AACAATCAACTGCCTCAACAAAATAAGCAACCCAAACGCATACAAGTACCTGTTCAACATGAGCCAACTGCACAGCAATATCAGCGTCAGTTTCAGCAGATGCCTATACCACAACCGAGTGGTGTTTCTCATAGTCAACAACACAGAGATACAACAGCGCCTGTGAACAACGAAATGCACCGGTCTGCTGAAATG GCAAGAGAAGTGCCTATAAATGTGCAACAGGGTACAGCCAGGCCAGTTCAGAGGCAACCAAGAATGCAAAATCATGTAACTCAACCACAG caTCCCAGCCCAGAACCAACCATGTCGACTCCTGTTCAAGCTGGAATGCCAATGCCCCAACCACAACCTACAGCTCAAGCAGCACAGCCGAGCACTTCTTATACTGAGCAGGGTGACACATACACTCAACCTAAGCCACCTGCGCCAAAACCCAAAGAACAGTGGGTTGATCCGAGAATTACTGCTGCTCTGGAATCTATACAAAAAATAGCTGATGAAGCAAGGACTGTTGGTACACAAGTCGACGTAATTGAAGTGACATCGAAGGATAAGAAATATCTAACTTTAGAAGAGCAATTGACAAAACTTTTATTGAAGTTGGACTGTATTGAATCTTTTGGAGATGAAAATGTGCGGTCAAAGCGAAAAGCATGTATAAAACAAGTTCAACAAACGCTTGATGCTCTTGAACTTAAGTTAATTGCTAGCTGA
- the LOC120335366 gene encoding uncharacterized protein LOC120335366, whose translation MSSGCKKCLSNGIIIPKNVNSPLDYWSTICPYAPPVAPGISVAIAKKTQPMPGMANYDDSDHDTMCGNRMHRCPSGLFRAKAFCANQQAMVDSLREKVERYRSEIELTIKKEITTETSSSNTFIRYKSKKKRGFKIRGSKSDVGGDMKLCNDQLGQEKPNIIEKNSEPDKAQGDLARARMELDIAIKYSKTENSDADKCDTKSKKSRNKLRSKAWKLKNDADDQNLVTPISVPSFNARMGLFEK comes from the exons ATGTCTTCAGGTTGTAAAAAATGCTTGAGCAATGGTATCATCATCCCAAAGAATGTGAATTCTCCGTTAG ATTATTGGAGCACCATCTGCCCATACGCCCCGCCAGTAGCCCCTGGCATATCAGTTGCAATTGCCAAGAAAACGCAGCCAATGCCAGGAATGGCAAATTATGATGACTCTGATCACGATACCATGTGTGGCAATCGAATGCACAGATGCCCGTCAGGTCTATTCCGAGCCAAAGCATTTTGCGCTAACCAACAAGCAATGGTGGATAGCTTGCGAGAAAAGGTGGAAAGATACAGGAGCGAAATCGAACTTacaattaaaaaagaaataactACAG AGACGTCAAGTTCGAATACCTTCATCAGATATAAAAGTAAGAAAAAGCGAGGATTTAAAATACGTGGTTCGAAAAGCGACGTAGGCGGTGATATGAAGCTTTGTAATGACCAATTGGGACAGGAGAAACCgaatattatagaaaaaaattcagaacccGATAAAGCGCAAGGAGATCTAGCAAGAG CGCGGATGGAATTGGATATTGcaatcaaatattcgaaaacTGAAAACAGTGACGCTGATAAATGTGACACGAAATCGAAGAAATCTCGAAATAAACTCCGATCAAAGGCTTGGAAGCTAAAGAACGATGCAGATGACCAGAACTTGGTAACCCCAATATCAGTACCAAGCTTTAACGCACGGATGGGAttattcgaaaaataa
- the LOC120336518 gene encoding phospholipase A-2-activating protein-like produces the protein MASMYKYSCSIYGHNSDVRGVQPSPFSSLGILSGSRDFTARLWEQDSDGKGYHQAQAFEDHTNFVSCIAAVAPSEDHLEGLIFTGSSDKIIRAFRPSSTKAVFEMKGHTDNVCTLSVGKFHMLISGSWDKTARVWVYKKDESGNIDGNNVLTLQGHTASVWAALLLQQGVMVTGSADKTIKLWKAGKCVHTFTGHEDCVRGLAMVSACQFLSCANDATVRRWTTTGECLQVYYGHTSFIYSIAMLPGGNEFVTGGEDRSVRVWNLEKKDAIQSIPLPAQSAWDITVLGNEDLVIALSDSTMRVFSRIESRIASEANTAAYEIELSESLKKSDDGISDIDEKNIKDISALQIPGTKDGQVIMVRNNDKVEAHQWNQSSAQWTKVGDVVSAKNTKKAYNGREYDFVFDVDIQEGAPTLKLPYNLDEDPWMAAQQFIDDNELSQDFLDQVCTFIMDNTKEARSKSGKEPRAPAAYDPFTGGTRYVPGDTESNVVGGQDPYTGSGRYVAENSNSPAMNGTGEDPFTGGGRYVPESGESDVKLGGGAAADPMINPNRYIPGDEEMDTSDNVVVNFKPRQIETVKEYFPKEGFITFDNANIDAILGKLKSFSEKCGELLEADLECLKSLTLPDYKLKPSNLDVLWKVLSWPAENMFPALDILRLTCLRQEESCRILCTGANDEDVRPQKLLEMLCLLISATGNEKHVNANRLLSLRTLCNLFESPDGSAFLTAGYKDIFQALSAGFTSGLDENKAPFYGNKNVQIAAATLLLNFAVLVSNSSTKNKKLSPIVEKLCDAVRSSCVEIAIVHLVAGEHTSDPEAIFRYLVCLGTLLTGDDRFIKDANDLGAEKVVETTGALYSSVPKIYECTKSLSVLLFVD, from the exons ATGGCATCTATGTACAAATACTCCTGTTCGATATATGGCCATAATTCTGATGTTAGGGGGGTTCAGCCTTCCCCGTTTTCATCGTTGGGAATTTTATCAGGATCACGGGACTTCACCGCCAGGCTCTGGGAGCAAGACAG CGATGGAAAAGGATATCATCAAGCTCAAGCATTCGAAGATCACACAAATTTTGTATCATGCATTGCTGCTGTAGCACCATCGGAAGATCATCTTGAAGGACTTATATTCACAGGATCAAGTGATAAGATTATCAGGGCCTTTCGTCCATCATCAACTAAGGCAGTATTTGAGATGAAGGGCCACACAGATAATG TGTGCACACTCTCTGTTGGTAAATTCCACATGCTCATCAGTGGATCTTGGGATAAGACAGCTCGTGTTTGGGTTTATAAAAAAGATGAAAGTGGGAATATTG ATGGAAACAATGTATTAACATTGCAAGGTCACACTGCATCAGTTTGGGCTGCTCTCTTATTGCAGCAAGGTGTTATGGTTACAGGCTCAGCCGACAAAACTATTAAATTGTGGAAAGCAGGAAAATGTGTTCATACATTTACAG GCCATGAGGACTGCGTTCGAGGACTGGCAATGGTATCAGCTTGCCAGTTTTTATCCTGTGCAAATGATGCCACGGTGAGAAGATGGACAACTACAGGAGAGTGTTTACAAGTGTACTATGGTCATACAAGCTTCATTTACTCAATTGCTATGTTGCCTGGAGGGAATG aatttgtcaCTGGTGGGGAAGATCGTTCTGTAAGAGTGTGGAATTTAGAGAAAAAAGACGCAATCCAAAGTATACCATTACCTGCACAGAGTGCTTGGGATATCACTGTACTTGGG AATGAGGATCTTGTGATAGCTCTAAGTGATAGTACCATGAGAGTATTTAGCAGAATTGAATCTCGAATCGCATCTGAAGCAAATACTGCTGCTTATGAAATTGAACTGTCTGAAAGCTTGAAAAAATCTGATGACGGAATCAGTGATATTGACGAGAAAAATATTAAAGATATATCAGCTCTTCAAATCCCAG GTACTAAAGATGGTCAAGTTATCATGGTTAGAAATAATGACAAAGTGGAAGCTCATCAATGGAATCAATCTTCCGCTCAGTGGACAAAAGTTGGAGATGTTGTCAGTGCAAAGAACACTAAGAAAGCATATAATG GCAGAGAATATGATTTTGTGTTCGACGTTGATATACAGGAAGGTGCTCCTACTCTAAAACTACCTTACAATCTTGATGAAGATCCATGGATGGCTGCTCAACAATTCATAGATGATAATGAACTGAGTCAAGATTTTCTTGATCAAGTTTGCACCTTTATTATGGATAATACGAAGGAGGCAAGGAGTAAAAGTGGAAAAGAACCAAGAGCACCTGCAGCCTATGATCCGTTCACAG GTGGTACAAGATATGTGCCTGGTGATACAGAGTCTAATGTAGTTGGAGGACAGGATCCATATACTG GCAGTGGTCGTTATGTTGCAGAAAATTCAAATTCCCCTGCAATGAATGGCACTGGTGAAGACCCATTTACAGGAGGTGGTAGATATGTACCGGAAAGTGGAGAAAGTGATGTGAAATTAGGGGGTGGTGCAGCAGCAGACCCTATGATCAATCCTAACAG GTATATACCGGGAGATGAAGAAATGGATACTTCAGATAATGTTGTGGTTAATTTCAAACCTCGACAAATTGAAACAGTGAAGGAATATTTTCCAAAGGAAGGATTCATTACTTTTGACAATGCAAATATAGATGCAATATTAG GGAAACTGAAatcattttctgaaaaatgtggAGAATTGTTAGAAGCTGATCTGGAATGTTTGAAATCGCTCACTTTGCCTGATTATAAATTGAAACCATCAAATTTAGATGTGCTTTGGAAAGTATTGAGCTGGCCCGCAG AAAATATGTTTCCCGCGTTGGATATTTTACGCTTGACATGTTTGCGACAAGAGGAGTCTTGTCGGATATTGTGCACTGGAGCAAATGATGAAGACGTCCGACCTCAGAAACTTTTGGAAATGTTGTGCCTTCTCATCTCAGCCACTGGAAATGAAAAACACGTCAATGCAAACAGGCTTCTAAGTCTTCGAACATTATGCAATTTATTTGAATCACCTGATGGTTCAGCATTCCTAACAGCTGGTTATAAAGACATTTTCCAAGCTCTGTCTGCAGGATTTACTAGCGGCCTTGATGAAAATAAGGCACCTTTCTATGGGAATAAAAATGTCCAAATTGCTGCTGCTACATTACTTCTAAATTTCGCCGTGTTGGTGTCAAATAgttcaacaaaaaataaaaaactttcacCGATTGTGGAGAAATTGTGCGATGCAGTACGATCATCGTGTGTCGAGATTGCTATTGTTCATCTGGTTGCTGGGGAACATACTTCGGATCCTGAAGctattttcagatatttagTTTGCTTGGGAACCCTACTAACTGGAGATGATAGATTTATAAAAGACGCTAATGATCTCGGTGCAGAAAAAGTTGTTGAAACTACTGGGGCATTGTATTCATCGGTTCCAAAGATTTATGAATGTACAAAATCACTATCAGTGTTGCTATTCGTGGATTAA
- the LOC120336517 gene encoding splicing factor 3B subunit 1-like has protein sequence MATKDDYVSEIEAIQKRKVALSKNEDEGSPEQPTDGEARVGLGQEGHYDQEIYGGSNSKFAGYVTSIAPNEQEDDDEVEDVNAALLGKRQTYTAPAAVLNDIPQSDESYDPFAETRAQPILNREDQYRRQRLQRAISPARHDPFADGGKTPDPQLAQYKDVMTHQALTKEEREIRSKISEKLKSGDVHVNGNAKAVQPNAAPAQRERKRRWDATPTPDAPKKRMTWDQADASTPGHAPTPLRWDETPGRPKGGETPGAMVTPGQSTRMWDATPGHATPGATTPGHATPGIGGTPSASVRKNRWDETPKTERETPGRNIGWAETPRADHGDESERIPGGTSKRKSRWDLTPAAATPGSQTPGSATPVFTPGGTPSAFTPKSGMGTPGSLGTPSLFTPSGVTPMGTKAMAMATPTPGHLMSMTPEQLQAWRWEREIDERNRPLSDEELDGMFPEGYKVLQPPAGYVPIRTPARKITATPTPMGGSTGFHIQVEDKSMKGITDQPTGNLPFLKPDDIQYFDKLLVEVDESTLSLEEQKERKIMKLLLKIKNGTPPMRKSALRQITDKSREFGAGPLFNQILPLLMSPTLEDQERHLLVKVIDRILYKLDDMVRPYVHKILVVIEPLLIDEDYYARVEGREIISNLAKAAGLATMISVMRPDIDNMDEYVRNTTARAFAVVASALGIPSLLPFLKAVCRSKKSWQARHTGIKITQQIAILMGCAILPHLRNLVEIIEHGLEDEQQKVRTITALALAALAEAATPYGIESFDSVLKPLWKGIRTHRGKGLAAFLKAIGYLIPLMDAEYANYYTREVMLILIREFQSPDEEMKKIVLKVVKQCCGTDGVEPQYIKNEILPPFFKHFWNQRMALDRRNYRQLVDTTVEIANKVGSAEMVQRIVDDLKDENEQYRKMVMETIDKILVNLGSADIDHRLEEQLIDGILYAFQEQTTEDIVMLNGFGTVVNTLGKRVKPYLPQICGTVLWRLNNKSAKVRQQAADLISRISIVMRTCQEEKLMGHLGVVLYEYLGEEYPEVLGSILGALKSIVNVIGMHKMTPPIKDLLPRLTPILKNRHEKVQENCIDLVGRIADRGAEYVSAREWMRICFELLELLKAHKKSIRRATVNTFGYIAKAIGPHDVLATLLNNLKVQERQNRVCTTVAIAIVAETCSPFTVLPALMNEYRVPELNVQNGVLKALSFLFEYIGEMGKDYIYAVSTLLEDALMERDLVHRQIASAAIGHMSLGVYGFGCEDALNHLLNYVWPNIFETSPHVIQAVMSAIDGMRIALGPARLLQYCLQGLFHPARKVRDVYWKVYNSIYIGAQDSLVPSYPRFYNDEKNQYLRYELDYVL, from the coding sequence ATGGCAACAAAGGATGATTATGTGTCTGAGATTGAGGCGATCCAAAAAAGGAAAGTTGCATTGAGCAAGAATGAAGATGAGGGTTCCCCTGAACAACCAACAGATGGTGAAGCTCGAGTTGGACTCGGTCAAGAAGGTCATTATGATCAGGAGATCTATGGCGGTTCGAATAGTAAATTTGCAGGATATGTAACATCCATCGCTCCAAATGAACAAGAGGATGATGATGAAGTTGAAGATGTGAATGCCGCTTTACTGGGAAAACGACAGACATACACTGCTCCTGCAGCTGTTCTTAACGATATCCCACAGAGTGATGAATCTTATGACCCTTTTGCAGAAACTAGAGCACAACCTATTCTAAACAGGGAAGACCAATATAGAAGACAAAGGTTACAAAGAGCTATATCTCCTGCACGTCATGATCCTTTTGCTGATGGTGGTAAAACACCTGATCCTCAATTGGCGCAGTACAAAGATGTTATGACACACCAAGCTCTTACTAAAGAAGAACGGGAAATTAGATCGAAAATTAGTGAAAAGCTGAAGTCTGGTGATGTCCATGTAAATGGAAATGCTAAAGCTGTTCAACCTAACGCTGCACCTGCTCAAAGAGAAAGAAAGAGGCGATGGGATGCAACTCCAACCCCTGATGCACCAAAAAAACGAATGACATGGGACCAGGCTGATGCTTCCACTCCTGGACATGCACCAACACCATTGCGATGGGATGAAACACCTGGCAGACCAAAAGGTGGCGAAACACCTGGAGCAATGGTAACACCAGGACAAAGTACCAGAATGTGGGATGCCACACCTGGTCATGCTACTCCAGGTGCTACAACTCCTGGACATGCAACCCCAGGCATCGGTGGTACACCGAGTGCAAGTGTAAGGAAAAACAGATGGGATGAAACTCCCAAAACGGAAAGAGAAACCCCTGGCAGAAATATTGGATGGGCTGAAACACCAAGAGCTGATCATGGAGACGAATCTGAGAGAATTCCTGGTGGTACCAGCAAGAGAAAATCAAGATGGGATTTGACACCAGCTGCTGCCACACCGGGAAGTCAAACACCGGGGTCTGCTACTCCAGTTTTTACCCCTGGTGGAACTCCAAGCGCATTCACCCCAAAATCAGGAATGGGAACACCAGGCTCTTTAGGAACACCCTCACTCTTTACCCCTTCAGGTGTCACACCCATGGGTACAAAAGCAATGGCTATGGCTACTCCAACTCCTGGTCATTTGATGTCCATGACACCTGAGCAACTTCAAGCATGGAGGTGGGAACGGGAAATTGATGAAAGAAATCGCCCACTATCTGATGAAGAGCTTGACGGAATGTTCCCTGAAGGTTACAAAGTTTTGCAACCACCAGCTGGTTATGTTCCTATTCGTACACCTGCAAGAAAAATTACTGCAACTCCAACCCCAATGGGAGGATCCACTGGGTTTCATATCCAGGTTGAAGACAAGTCGATGAAAGGAATTACTGATCAGCCGACTGGGAATCTGCCATTCTTGAAACCTGATGATATTCAGTATTTTGACAAACTACTTGTTGAAGTAGATGAATCAACATTGAGTTTAGAGGaacaaaaagaaagaaaaataatgaaacttcTACTCAAAATCAAAAATGGCACGCCGCCAATGAGAAAAAGTGCACTGCGTCAGATAACAGACAAGTCTCGGGAATTTGGTGCAGGACCTTTGTTCAATCAAATTTTGCCATTGCTCATGTCACCCACTCTTGAAGATCAAGAGCGTCATCTTCTCGTTAAAGTCATCGACAGGATTCTTTACAAGTTGGACGATATGGTTCGGCCATATGTACATAAAATTCTTGTCGTCATTGAACCACTTCTGATTGATGAAGACTATTATGCCAGAGTGGAGGGACGTGagattatttcaaatttggcaAAAGCAGCTGGACTTGCTACTATGATTTCCGTAATGAGACCTGATATTGACAACATGGATGAATATGTGCGTAATACGACTGCAAGAGCCTTTGCTGTTGTCGCATCTGCCCTTGGAATTCCCTCCCTGCTTCCCTTTCTGAAAGCCGTTTGCAGGAGTAAAAAATCCTGGCAGGCACGTCACACTGGAATCAAGATTACACAACAGATTGCTATTTTGATGGGTTGTGCCATTCTCCCACATTTGAGAAACTTAGTTGAAATTATCGAGCATGGTTTGGAAGATGAACAACAGAAAGTAAGAACCATCACTGCCCTTGCTTTGGCTGCGTTAGCTGAAGCTGCAACACCTTATGGTATCGAATCCTTTGACAGTGTGCTGAAACCTCTCTGGAAAGGTATCAGAACTCATAGAGGAAAAGGTTTGGCAGCTTTTTTAAAGGCTATTGGGTACCTCATTCCACTTATGGATGCCGAGTATGCAAATTACTACACTCGTGAAGTAATGTTGATCCTGATTCGAGAGTTTCAGTCACctgatgaagaaatgaagaaaattgtaCTTAAAGTGGTGAAGCAATGTTGTGGAACGGATGGTGTTGAACCCCAGtacattaaaaatgaaattctgCCTCCCTTTTTCAAGCATTTTTGGAACCAGAGAATGGCTCTCGATCGACGTAATTACAGACAATTAGTTGACACAACAGTTGAAATTGCAAACAAAGTCGGTTCAGCTGAAATGGTGCAACGGATTGTGGATGATCTTAAAGATGAAAATGAACAATACAGAAAGATGGTTATGGAAACAATAGACAAAATTTTGGTGAATCTCGGTTCAGCAGATATTGATCACAGACTTGAGGAGCAATTGATTGATGGTATACTGTATGCATTCCAGGAACAGACAACAGAAGACATTGTGATGTTGAATGGTTTTGGTACTGTGGTCAACACCCTGGGTAAAAGAGTAAAACCGTACCTTCCACAGATTTGTGGTACTGTTTTGTGGCGACTCAATAACAAATCAGCGAAAGTTCGACAACAGGCAGCAGATTTAATTTCTCGTATTTCTATAGTGATGCGGACATGTCAAGAAGAAAAATTAATGGGCCATCTTGGAGTTGTGCTTTATGAGTACCTTGGTGAAGAATATCCAGAAGTGTTGGGTTCAATCCTCGGAGCTTTGAAGTCTATTGTTAATGTGATTGGTATGCATAAAATGACTCCACCGATTAAAGATCTTCTACCACGTCTCACACCGATTTTGAAAAATCGTCATGAAAAAGTACAGGAAAATTGTATAGATTTGGTGGGCCGTATTGCTGACAGAGGCGCTGAATATGTAAGTGCTCGAGAGTGGATGAGAATTTGTTTTGAACTATTGGAATTGTTGAAAGCACATAAGAAATCAATTCGTCGTGCAACTGTCAACACTTTTGGTTACATTGCAAAAGCCATTGGTCCACACGATGTTCTTGCAACACTTTTAAATAATCTTAAAGTTCAAGAAAGACAGAATCGTGTTTGTACCACAGTGGCTATCGCTATTGTTGCCGAAACCTGCTCTCCGTTCACTGTTTTGCCTGCCCTGATGAATGAGTATCGTGTACCGGAACTGAACGTACAAAATGGCGTTCTCAAAGCATTGTCATTCCTTTTTGAATATATTGGAGAAATGGGAAAAGATTATATCTACGCAGTGTCTACACTTCTGGAAGATGCTCTAATGGAACGTGATCTAGTTCACCGACAGATAGCGTCAGCAGCAATAGGACATATGTCACTTGGTGTGTATGGTTTTGGTTGCGAGGACGCACTTAATCATCTTCTCAACTATGTATGGCcgaatatttttgaaacatcACCTCACGTTATCCAGGCTGTCATGTCTGCTATAGATGGAATGAGGATTGCTCTTGGACCAGCAAGGTTGTTGCAGTACTGTCTGCAAGGACTATTCCATCCCGCTAGGAAAGTTCGTGATGTGTATTGGAAAGTATACAACAGCATATACATCGGAGCACAGGACAGTTTGGTGCCGTCATATCCTCGTTTTTATAATGACGAGAAAAATCAGTATCTTCGTTATGAACTTGACTATGTTTTGTAG